The proteins below are encoded in one region of Juglans microcarpa x Juglans regia isolate MS1-56 chromosome 4D, Jm3101_v1.0, whole genome shotgun sequence:
- the LOC121260880 gene encoding homeobox-leucine zipper protein HAT22-like, which translates to MGFDDVCNTGLVLGLGLTASQEINTPSRAAVVPKKPACSNFTTPNNFELSLTLGLSGESYINQVPKKIDVNKGCEESVDLYRQASPHSAVSSFSSGRVKRERDLSSEEVEAERVSSRVSDEDEDGPNARKKLRLTKEQSALLEESFKQHSTLNPKQKQALARQLNLRPRQVEVWFQNRRARTKLKQTEVDCEFLKKCCETLTDENRRLQKELQELKALKLAQPLYMHMPAATLTMCPSCERIGGVGENVGSKSPFSMAPKPHFYNPFNNPSAAC; encoded by the exons ATGGGTTTTGATGATGTTTGTAATACAGGCCTTGTTCTAGGGTTAGGCCTCACAGCATCGCAAGAGATTAATACTCCATCAAGGGCGGCAGTAGTACCGAAGAAACCAGCTTGCTCAAACTTCACGACCCCTAATAATTTTGAGCTGTCCTTGACTTTGGGTCTTTCAGGTGAGAGTTATATTAACCAAGTCCCCAAAAAGATTGATGTGAACAAAGGCTGTGAAGAATCGGTAGACTTGTATCGACAAGCTTCCCCTCACAGCGCTGTTTCATCCTTCTCTAGTGGTAGGGtcaagagggagagagacctTAGCAGTGAAGAAGTTGAGGCAGAGAGAGTCTCTTCAAGAGTCAGTGATGAAGACGAAGATGGTCCTAATGCAAGAAAGAAGCTTAGGCTCACCAAGGAACAGTCTGCTCTTTTAGAGGAAAGCTTCAAGCAACATAGCACTCTCAACCCT AAGCAAAAGCAAGCTTTAGCAAGGCAGTTAAATCTGCGGCCTCGGCAGGTTGAAGTTTGGTTCCAGAACAGGAGAGCcag GACAAAGCTTAAGCAAACTGAGGTGGACTGCGAGTTCCTGAAAAAGTGCTGCGAAACACTGACAGATGAAAATAGGAGGCTTCAGAAAGAGCTACAAGAACTCAAGGCACTGAAACTAGCCCAACCTTTGTACATGCATATGCCGGCAGCCACCCTCACCATGTGCCCATCGTGCGAAAGGATTGGCGGTGTCGGCGAAAACGTTGGTTCCAAGAGCCCCTTCTCAATGGCTCCCAAGCCTCATTTCTACAATCCCTTCAACAATCCTTCTGCTGCTTGTTAG
- the LOC121259903 gene encoding probable xyloglucan endotransglucosylase/hydrolase protein 6, which produces MAMYASYTHAVASLLLCVLAFGLSVMGRPTTFLQDFKATWADYHIKQIDGGRAIQLILDQNSGCGFASKSQYLFGRVSMKIKLVPGDSAGTVTAFYMNSNTDSVRDELDFEFLGNRTGQPYTVQTNIYAHGKGDREQRVNLWFDPAADFHTYTILWNHRHIVFYVDDVPIRVYKNNEAKGIPFPKLQPMGVYSTLWEADDWATRGGLEKIDWSKAPFYAYYKDFDIEGCPVPGPTTCASNPRNWWEGTTYQALNALELRKYRWVRMNHMIYDYCTDKSRYPVTPPECFAGI; this is translated from the exons ATGGCCATGTATGCCTCCTATACACATGCTGTTGCCTCTCTTTTACTTTGTGTGCTTGCATTTGGTCTCTCTGTTATGGGTCGACCCACCACTTTTCTTCAAGATTTCAAAGCCACATGGGCTGATTACCATATCAAGCAGATCGATGGAGGGAGGGCCATCCAACTCATTCTGGACCAAAATTCTG GATGTGGGTTTGCTTCCAAGAGTCAGTACTTGTTCGGGCGTGTCAGCATGAAGATTAAGCTGGTTCCTGGAGACTCTGCTGGAACTGTCACTGCCTTTTAT atgaATTCAAACACGGATTCAGTTCGTGACGAGCTGGACTTCGAGTTCCTGGGGAATCGAACTGGGCAACCATACACTGTCCAGACCAATATCTACGCTCATGGGAAGGGAGATAGGGAACAAAGAGTGAACCTTTGGTTCGATCCTGCTGCTGATTTCCACACTTACACAATACTGTGGAACCACCGTCATATTGT CTTCTATGTGGACGATGTGCCGATAAGGGTGTACAAGAACAATGAAGCTAAAGGAATTCCATTCCCAAAGTTGCAGCCCATGGGGGTCTATTCCACTTTGTGGGAAGCCGATGACTGGGCTACGAGAGGTGGGCTGGAGAAGATTGATTGGAGCAAAGCACCTTTCTATGCTTATTACAAGGACTTTGACATTGAGGGATGCCCTGTGCCAGGACCTACTACCTGTGCCTCCAACCCCAGAAACTGGTGGGAGGGAACCACTTATCAAGCACTTAATGCCCTTGAACTTAGGAAGTATAGATGGGTTCGTATGAACCACATGATCTATGATTACTGTACCGACAAATCGAGGTACCCAGTGACCCCGCCGGAGTGTTTCGCCGGCATCTAA
- the LOC121259163 gene encoding EPIDERMAL PATTERNING FACTOR-like protein 2, which produces MGCNHNFICSRRVWYFCISAIFLLMISSTQLRLIAEGRTISEPFSKAIFRARIGSRPPRCESRCSSCGHCEAIQVPANPQVKNGNRNFSRVSNAAAYARGDDSSNYKPISWKCKCGNLIFNP; this is translated from the exons ATGGGGTGTAATCACAATTTTATTTGCAGCCGTAGAGTTTGGTATTTTTGTATTTCGGCCATCTTTCTCCTCATGATAAGCTCCACCCAGCTGAGACTCATTGCTGAAG GCAGAACAATTTCCGAACCATTTTCCAAG GCAATTTTTAGAGCTCGAATAGGATCAAGGCCTCCAAGGTGCGAGAGTAGGTGCAGCTCATGTGGGCATTGTGAAGCCATTCAAGTCCCTGCAAATCCGCAAGTGAAGAATGGGAACAGAAACTTTTCCAGGGTCTCAAATGCTGCTGCATATGCAAGAGGCGATGACAGTTCCAACTACAAGCCCATTAGTTGGAAATGCAAATGTGGGAATCTCATCTTCAACCCATAA